In the genome of Candidatus Paceibacterota bacterium, the window AGGATTGCTGTGAGTTGTGTATTAAAGTCGTCTATCTTCTCTTTCTTATCAAGAAGGCGCATGACTTGCGATTGTTCTCCTTCACTGATGCTGTGTTGAGTAAAGAGGGAAGAGAGAATCTCGCGGTCGTTAATGCGGATCTCGAAATCACCCTCATCGGCACCAAAGGCCTTCATAAGATTGTGTGCAAGGAGGATAATCTCTGCCTCTGCATCTACTCCCTCGACCCCGAACAAATCGGCATTAAGCTGCCAATGTTCACGCATACGCCCACGTTGTGGTCGCTCGTAGCGGAAGACGTTTGGAATCGAATACCAGCGAAGCGGGAAGGGGAGCTCCTGGCGTTTGCCGGCCACCATGCGCGCTAGAGTCGGAGTCATCTCAGGGCGCAAGGTGACCTCGCGCTCTCCGCGGTCGGTGAAGGTGTAGGTTTGCTCTGAGACGATCTCCTCACTTGATTTGCTTCGGTAGAGATCTCCCGACTCAAGGATGGAAGCTCCATACTCCTGGTACCCAAAACTCTCAACCACACGGCTCATTGTGTCGAAGATGTATCGCTCGATAAACATGTCGCGCGGGTAAAAGTCGCGAACACCCTTATACGGTTCTGTTGGTAGGTTTCCCTTCATGAATACGCTCAATTGTAGCGAAAATCACACGAAAGATAAAGGGGAGCAGACCTCCGCTTGCTACACGACAGAGCCCCGTCCCTCTGTAGCTTGATCAAGATTCTCCAGTATGATTCTCTTTGCATGCTCAGGACGCGAGACACCAAGCATGGCAAACTCCTTGACCTCTCCCGCTGTCTGCACGTGAATGTCTCCGAAGTTGAGTACGGTCGCGACGATGCCGGTCACCTCGGCAGTAACGTCTTGGATACGCTCTACACGAAGTGTCGATATCTCGCGGTTAAAGAGGCTCTTTTGTTCGATATTTATAATGCGACGGTCGGTAACGATCCATATATCGAGATAATACTCGGTCCAAACAGTGAACAACCACGCCCACATAATGAGGAGCCACGTACTTATAAGAAACGTTGTGAGTGAGACGGAGAGTCTTCCTAAGATGAGATTGGTGGTGAGAGGAGACTGATTCACCAAGAGACCCCAGCCAATAAAGGGGAGAAGCGCGAGGATGATTACACCAAAAGCATCGCGTGCAAACAAGAACCAATGCTTCCGTGCCTTGACCTGTATACGTTCTCCTTCTTGTAGGTGGATCATGGTGAGATGGTTATGAGATAAGGCTGGCAAACGAGAGGAGCATAGTAAGGAGGATCGCCGCGCTCGCCCCCGCGTATACCACTGTCGCAATAAGGGACACAAGGACATTCATGCCGAAGCGGAACCAGTGATACACAAGGAAGATGCTGTAGAAGAGGAACACAAGGATGACCCCGAGAAAGATATACCAGAGGATGTCTGTGTCGAGAGCGATGAGTGACAGAATAGGGAACTCGTTCATTGATTCTATTTTTACATAAAAGCAGCGTGCACACCACAGGTCAGCTGTTATGTGTTATACTCTGCCGTATCTATGGCTCCAAGAATAGCAGAAAAGGATACGTTTAAGGTTGTTCGTGCTCGTAAGGGTGCAGGGCTTGGTCTGGTGGCACTCGTGCCGTTTAAGAAAGAGGACTTTGTAATCGAGTATACCGGGAACCTCATCCCTACCGAAGAAGCAGACGAGAAAGGTGGGAAGTACCTCTTTGACATAAACTCAAAATGGACGATTGATGGATCGCCGCGCGAGAACCTCGCGCGCTACATCAACCACTCCTGTAAGCCGAACTGCGAAGCGGAAATCTCTGGAAAGCGCGTAAAGATATATGCGATCAAGAATATAAAAGCGGGCGAGGAGCTCACCTACGATTATGGCGAAGAGTACTTCGATGAGTTTATTAAGCCACATGGTTGCAAATGCAATCACTGTGTGAGCAAGAAGACAAAAGCGAAGAAAAGATAGAGGCTACAGTAAAAGAAGACGACCGGTGTAAAAACCGGTCGTTATTGAGGTGCTGTGCTTGCTTGCGTCTAAAGAGCGGGTTGTGTTGAGATGCGCTCGACCGTTTCCACGGCGGCATTGTTCCACGTGTCGGGGCTCTCGTCCTTCCCTAGTCCCATCCCCAAGAGGATCCTCTTTGCCACCGCATCATCGATTCCTTTCACGCGCTCGTGAGCGCGTTGAAGTGCATCTTTGAGGGTGTTTGGATCTTCCGGCCGAACCAGGTGTGTCGGATATGTGACGATGCTTTCGGTGATGTTGCGGAAGTTGCGCAGAGCCTCTTCGGGGCTACGATTCTCACAGACCATCGTGTTGAGCTTCCCGACGACAGACCAGTCTCGGGGTTGGTTAGTCTTCATGTTGGCACTCCCTCGTATGTACGAAACTCAGCATATTGTGCCATAGTAGAGGAGAGGAGTCAATATGTTATCCTGAAAGGGCAAAAAACACACCCCGCGCACTTGCGTGCGCGGGGTGTGCTTCGTAAGGAGTGTTCCTTACACGACAGTGACGTTGGTCGCCTGAGGACCCTTCTCACCCTCGGTCATCTCGAACTCAACTGCGTCACCCTCCTTGAGGGTGTCGAAGTCAACGTCCTTGACTTCACGAGCGTGGAAGAAAAGATCCTTGTCGCTTGCCTCGGACTTGATGAAGCCGTAGCCCTTGTCCATGAGACGCTCGATTGTTCCTTTTTCCATTGTGAATAGAACTAGATTCGAATAAATCTTTGGATAGAGCGCAATTCGCTTGTATCCAACCTCAAATACACTCCAAAGATTCAAACTCGACTCGTTTCTCCACTTAGCAGCTTATTTGATAGAAGAACTATAGAGGATTGAAGCTCATATGTCAACACAAAACGAGGGACATCAGATGCCCCTCCATTTATGACTCTATATGCCGCCGGCGCGAGACTATTTCGTCTTGCCACGTGCTTTTAGCATCTCTCGCTTCGTTGTGAGACGTTTTTGTGTCTTTTTCGATCGAGACGTCTTCATGGTCCCGACCCCTGTTGCTCTCTTTGCCATATGGACGCCATTATACATGATAATCTTGAATTAGGAAAAGGGGATGGGATATTAAAAAAAGACCGCTCCTAGACAGGAGCGGTCACACAACGGTTTTAATGGTCTATGGTTCATATGAACCGATTTGGTACTCGAAGCTCTTCAACAAGAAGCATATCACTTTGGTGGTTTGCAAACTGCGGACTTATGATCCTTCCGGCCAGACGCGTTCCTTTTGGGGTAACACACAGTAACGCCCCAAGAAGGTCGAGCAAGCGGTGTGTCGCGATCTCCTCAAGTTTCTCTTGAGACGATATGCCTTCATTCTGTTCAAACCACACGAACTGGTCTTTGCGACCGAAGATCTGACTGAGTACCTTAAGTACTGGTCTGCCGTACGGTCTTGCATGTGATAATGCAGCAATGTCGATTTGATCGAGATCTCCTTCAAGGATGCTTTCCCCGATACTTTCGTAATTGACCACGATCCTGTAGACAAGGGTCCTGGTTTGATTGGTCTCTTCGCTCGGATGGATCTCCAACGATCGCCCGCTGCAGACCGGTATCTCGATCATCGTGGTGGGCGTGACGCAGGAGAACACACCACTGCGTTTCAATTGCGGCCCGATCATTTTGTGAAAGAGAACCGCACAGCCGTCATAGGGAAGTCGGGAAGCGCTGATGCGCACCCCGTCAACACCTGCTGCGTAAAGATACCCTAGCAGATGCTCAGGCACATAGAGCTCCGCCTTTTTGTGTGACAGTTTGAGGCAGTGTAGGTATGGATGCGCAGTGATGCACACCTTATCAAGGGGTACATCCGTGCCGTCCGCATTCCAGTAGATCCCCGGAGCGCCAATCGGGCTCAAGACGACTCGCGCCGTTTTCCCGAAAGCATCACGCCCGTTTATCTCCACCTCCTTTAAGAGTGTGTTGCGGATCATCGAAGACTCCTTTCTTTGTTCTTGTGATATTGATATCTCACCAATGTATAGCACACCGAGCAGTTGTTGTCATGCCCTGCGCGATATGCGTGCTCGGAGACTTGCCTATGACCTTGGGTTACATACAAAATTCAAAATTGAGTAAAAATGGTGTAAAAATAAAAAGAAGAGACCACCCCCAATTGACGAGGGTGGTTTGAAGCATCATAAGGTCTCTTGAGGATGTTAGTCGTCGTGGTCGGTGCCGACTTCTAGAGAAAGGATACTTTATACACACGCTCATTATGTACTCGTGCCTCTGGTTTGTTAATATGAGATGTATAACCGAAGATTCAATATGAACAAGAAAATAGCACTTATCGTCGTGGTCGTCATTGTCATTGCTGGTCTTGTATACTATCGAGAGACCATAACCGGGTATCTTTCCAAAGAAGCCGAGTACGTCTCAGTCACTGAGAATATTGATGTGACAGCCTTTCGTAAGATCAGCGCAGTGACCATGTTTGATGTGCCGGAAGGGGGAGACCACCGGGCTGAATTCAGCATCTTTGTTGATGCAGACGGGGTTGTCCAGAACGTTCGTGCAATCGAGCTCGATGGCGAATCGAAAGTATATTTCGACAAGTTCTCAGATGGTGCGTACGAAGTCATAAAAGGGAAGAAGTTGAGCGAAGTCGGTCCAATCGACCGCGTGGGCACCTCCTCGCTTACTACTAACGCATTCAACTCAGTGCTCAACGATCTCAAAGCACAGCTCTAAGCTGGCAGGATGAAAGAGTTCTCGTTTAAAGGTATCGGCACTCGGTGGAATATCTCCATAGATGATACTGGGTCTACTGAAGAGGCCGAGCAAGAGATACTTGCTCTGGTTGGTACGTTTGAAAAACGTTTTTCTCGGTTTTTGCCGGACTCTGAAGTAAACGCATTTCGGTACGCGCTCCCCGGAGTGTACGAAGTATCAGAAGAGTTCTTAGTATTGCTTACGCGAGCAGATGAGCTTCGGGTACTCACTGGTGGTGCCTACGATCCGGCTGTGGGTCCTTTGCTTGAGGGTGCGGGGTATGACGCATCGTACCGAATGCAGCCAGACGACTCTGTAGAGAAGTTTACACTTCCTGAATGGGAAATCACCCAGGGCAGTCTTTGTATAGACGGCCCAACAGGGTTCGACTTCGGTGGTATCGGGAAAGGATACTGTATTGATCGTGTCTCAGACCTCCTTAAAGACCTCGGGTTCAAATACTTCATCGTGGAGGCTGGCGGTGACATGTACGGCACGTCTAAAGAGAATGATGAGCCGTGGAAGATTGCTATTGAGTACCCGGGGAAAGAGGATACTGCCGCCGGGGTCGTGCCACTGAAGGACGGAGCAGTCGCTGTCTCAGACAGTTTTCGACGGCGGTGGGGGAGGTGGCACCATATTGTTGACCCGACAAAGAAGAGTCCAGTTGAAGATGTTATTGGTGCTGCGGTTGTGGCGCCCTCAGCCTGGAATGCCGACTGCATGACCTCAGCCCTGTTTCTCTCAAATGAGGAGATGTACGCCTCGGCGGCGGAGAAGTACGATGCCGCGTATCTTGTGTTCCGTAGCGATGGGGTATCTGTGGTAAGCAAGAGTTGGCCGGGGGAGCTTTTCGTATAAGGTTTTTATAAAAACCCTATGACACAACAAGACAGTGACCCGAGTATCAGTTTTATATGAGTTTCTCTGAGGCTAATTAACAAAAGTTAGAGCCTTTCCTACCTTTTCACCACGTCCCGTCCTTCCAATTCTGTGAATGTAATCATCAAATGTCTCAGGAAGCTCGTAGTTGATCACATGAGAGACGTTGCTGATATCCAGACCTCTTGCGGCGACATCTGTTGCAGTAAGGACTTGTATTTCACCATTTTTGAATTTCTTTAGAGACCGCTGTCTCTGTCCGTGGTTTTTGTTGCCGTGTATGGATTCGGCTTTAATTCCTAGTTTTGAAAGAGATTTACTTAGTTTCTCAACACCGTATTTTGTTCTTCCAAAGACGAGAACCTTACTAAACTCCGGATCTGAGAGAAACTTCTCTAATATATGTAGTTTATCCTTCCCGCCGATTCTAACTATATCCTGGTCAATATTTTTCGAGGTGGCTCGGGTTTTTACAGAAATGTTTATCGGGTCATTAAGAAAATCTTTGATAAGCCTTTCGATATTTGACGACATTGTTGCTGAAAAGAAGATCGTATGTCTCTTTTCTGGCATCTTGTCCATGACAAAACGCATATCATTTACGAATCCCATGTCGAGCATTCTATCAGCTTCATCAAGTACGATTGTGTTAAACGTATCAAGTTTAAGAACCTCTCTTTTTATTAGGTCCATGACTCTTCCTGGGGTGCCTATAACAAAGTGATTCTGTTTTCGTAAGCTGGTTATCTGTCTATTTATAGGAGTTCCTCCAACACATATGGTTGAAGATATACCCATCCCGCGCACAAATGATCGCAGTTCTTCTTCGATCTGAATAGCCAGCTCTCTTGTTGGAGTTAAAATTATGACGCGCTCATTTTTGTTTAGAGACACCTTATCAATTAGCGGGATCAGAAAAGCTGCTGTCTTACCGGTCCCTGTGTTTGCCAGTCCAACAATATCTTCTCCATTAAGAATGTGGGGGATTGTCTCGTCCTGTATGGGAGTAAGTAGTTTATAACCCCTGCCCAATATATTCTTTTTTAAGATGTCTACTATTTTTAGTTCAGAAAAAGAATTTTGGGGAACAAAATCGATCTCTTCTCCTGTTGTTGGGACTGCTTTATTAATGAAGTTAGACACGTCCATATTGACGCTTTTTTTAGCCGATCGTCTACTTCCTGCGCCAGTTCTCCTTCTGCCAGAAAAAGACCTTCCTTTTGAAGAGAAGTTTTTACCTCTACTGAGACTGTATTTTTTTGCAGGAGATTTAGAATTAACCCCAGAAGCCGTGCTTCTTGTTTTTTGCATGATATGTAATTAGTTAGTTAGTGACTTGTTTAACAAGCCTGATATAGATATGAAAAAAATAAAGACCCCTGATTAAAGGGTCTATATCCGTACCTTTAATGGTATGTATATAAATAACATGAAATGTGTATAAAGTCAATAATGCGTATATAACCAAACACTTTTCTATTCTGACTAGCTCCGCGTTTTGAGCCCCATTAGAACCCATATTTTGGAACTGGATCAGTTTGAGCTTGCGTGTATTCAGAACTATTGGGATTGGTATCAATTAGAGCGGGTCAGGATTGGTTGATCAATGTCTATCGCAGGTACTATGCCGTAGCTTGAAAGAGCGCCCTGTAAGTAGTGAAAAAACTCTGGACTAGGTGGAGGAAACTTTGGGTGCTGAATTATTTTGCCGCACACTTCTCCGTGTTCTGCTTCGTGCTCAGTTTGATAATGGTAGGAGTAGTTGGTGAAGAATACAGCGTTCAAAGGGTATTCCTCTGGTGGTAGGTCTTTCAGTTTCCGATCAACGATAGATTTTACGTCCTTGATCCATTGTTTGTCGTCCGCGGGAACATCTGGGGTCGGAGGAGTGTTTACGTCAATGAATACTGCGAATGGCACGTCCTTCGGATTTTGTTCAAGTGCCTCCTTGAACAATCGTTTTATTACGCGAGCAGAGTACAGTTTTTCTAAAGGTTGCAATAAGCCAGTTTCGTGGAGTACACCACTTCTTTTCTTGCTCTTTGCTTCAACGGCGAGTACGGCTTTGGTTTCTCTATGTGTAGCGATAAACTCACAGTGCTTATTCTTGCTATTTTCGTCAGTGAACTCAATATCACAATCTAGTCGTGCAAATATTGCCGCGATTGCAATCTCGTACCGTGCACCTTGATAGTGTTCGCGTGTCTTTAGGCGATCCAGTAGTGAA includes:
- the hisS gene encoding histidine--tRNA ligase, encoding MKGNLPTEPYKGVRDFYPRDMFIERYIFDTMSRVVESFGYQEYGASILESGDLYRSKSSEEIVSEQTYTFTDRGEREVTLRPEMTPTLARMVAGKRQELPFPLRWYSIPNVFRYERPQRGRMREHWQLNADLFGVEGVDAEAEIILLAHNLMKAFGADEGDFEIRINDREILSSLFTQHSISEGEQSQVMRLLDKKEKIDDFNTQLTAILGDRAESFDTALSQTSSSPHLESLLKKLAALGVANATVNTSVVRGFQYYTGIVFEVFDASPENNRSLFGGGRYDNLLEVFGVEKTPAVGFGMGDITIRDFLETHELLPEYTSRTDLYLCTLSPEAAEFAQKFAAQLRAEDINVEVSLSQKKVGDQIKVADKKEIPFVIVIGEEEIISDSVAVKHLESGEQETVKKDAVADFIFSKI
- a CDS encoding DEAD/DEAH box helicase, yielding MQKTRSTASGVNSKSPAKKYSLSRGKNFSSKGRSFSGRRRTGAGSRRSAKKSVNMDVSNFINKAVPTTGEEIDFVPQNSFSELKIVDILKKNILGRGYKLLTPIQDETIPHILNGEDIVGLANTGTGKTAAFLIPLIDKVSLNKNERVIILTPTRELAIQIEEELRSFVRGMGISSTICVGGTPINRQITSLRKQNHFVIGTPGRVMDLIKREVLKLDTFNTIVLDEADRMLDMGFVNDMRFVMDKMPEKRHTIFFSATMSSNIERLIKDFLNDPINISVKTRATSKNIDQDIVRIGGKDKLHILEKFLSDPEFSKVLVFGRTKYGVEKLSKSLSKLGIKAESIHGNKNHGQRQRSLKKFKNGEIQVLTATDVAARGLDISNVSHVINYELPETFDDYIHRIGRTGRGEKVGKALTFVN
- a CDS encoding FAD:protein FMN transferase; this encodes MKEFSFKGIGTRWNISIDDTGSTEEAEQEILALVGTFEKRFSRFLPDSEVNAFRYALPGVYEVSEEFLVLLTRADELRVLTGGAYDPAVGPLLEGAGYDASYRMQPDDSVEKFTLPEWEITQGSLCIDGPTGFDFGGIGKGYCIDRVSDLLKDLGFKYFIVEAGGDMYGTSKENDEPWKIAIEYPGKEDTAAGVVPLKDGAVAVSDSFRRRWGRWHHIVDPTKKSPVEDVIGAAVVAPSAWNADCMTSALFLSNEEMYASAAEKYDAAYLVFRSDGVSVVSKSWPGELFV
- a CDS encoding PH domain-containing protein, with product MIHLQEGERIQVKARKHWFLFARDAFGVIILALLPFIGWGLLVNQSPLTTNLILGRLSVSLTTFLISTWLLIMWAWLFTVWTEYYLDIWIVTDRRIINIEQKSLFNREISTLRVERIQDVTAEVTGIVATVLNFGDIHVQTAGEVKEFAMLGVSRPEHAKRIILENLDQATEGRGSVV
- a CDS encoding UDP-3-O-acyl-N-acetylglucosamine deacetylase encodes the protein MIRNTLLKEVEINGRDAFGKTARVVLSPIGAPGIYWNADGTDVPLDKVCITAHPYLHCLKLSHKKAELYVPEHLLGYLYAAGVDGVRISASRLPYDGCAVLFHKMIGPQLKRSGVFSCVTPTTMIEIPVCSGRSLEIHPSEETNQTRTLVYRIVVNYESIGESILEGDLDQIDIAALSHARPYGRPVLKVLSQIFGRKDQFVWFEQNEGISSQEKLEEIATHRLLDLLGALLCVTPKGTRLAGRIISPQFANHQSDMLLVEELRVPNRFI
- a CDS encoding SEC-C domain-containing protein, which produces MNARTGRNQPCPCRSGKKYKRCCMNKDQSNDIPPEVIEHFREVVARQEYLKQAGIHINYVKPIVFKGKKVFALGNKVYADIPTNTTFHSFIIQILKETIGLDWFRAQTELPQEERHFISLCLEKLGEWIERNEKVAERVSDEVWGAKPDGYSKSLLLLAFDVCSLIHTRNLPPSLLDRLKTREHYQGARYEIAIAAIFARLDCDIEFTDENSKNKHCEFIATHRETKAVLAVEAKSKKRSGVLHETGLLQPLEKLYSARVIKRLFKEALEQNPKDVPFAVFIDVNTPPTPDVPADDKQWIKDVKSIVDRKLKDLPPEEYPLNAVFFTNYSYHYQTEHEAEHGEVCGKIIQHPKFPPPSPEFFHYLQGALSSYGIVPAIDIDQPILTRSN
- a CDS encoding cold shock domain-containing protein translates to MEKGTIERLMDKGYGFIKSEASDKDLFFHAREVKDVDFDTLKEGDAVEFEMTEGEKGPQATNVTVV
- a CDS encoding SET domain-containing protein, whose product is MAPRIAEKDTFKVVRARKGAGLGLVALVPFKKEDFVIEYTGNLIPTEEADEKGGKYLFDINSKWTIDGSPRENLARYINHSCKPNCEAEISGKRVKIYAIKNIKAGEELTYDYGEEYFDEFIKPHGCKCNHCVSKKTKAKKR